The DNA window ATGTCCTTGAGTTCCTTGTAACGTTGCAGCGTCCCCTGCACCGCACGGGCGGTCTCGTAGTGTTCCGGGCCGACCACGTTCGGGTCGAGGATACGGCTGGTGGAGTCCAGCGGATCCACGGCGGGATAGATGCCCAGCTCGGCGATCTGACGCGAGAGCACCAGGGTCGCGTCCAAATGCGCGAAAGTGGTGGCTGGCGAGGGATCGGTCAAGTCGTCCGCAGGCACGTAAACGGCCTGGAAGGAGGTGATCGAGCCGGTGCGCGTGGAGGTGATGCGCTCCTGCAGGGCGCCCATCTCGGAGGCCAGGGTCGGCTGGTAGCCCACGGCGGACGGCATGCGCCCGAGCAGCGCGGAGACTTCGGTGCCGGCCAGGGTGTAGCGATAGATGTTGTCGATGAACAGCAGCACGTCGCGGCCTTCGTCGCGGAAGAACTCGGCCATGGTCAGGCCGGTCAGCGCCACGCGCAGACGGTTGCCTGGGGGCTCGTTCATCTGACCGTAGACCAGCGCCACCTTGTCGAGCACGTTCGACTCTTTCATCTCGTGATAGAAGTCGTTGCCCTCGCGGGTGCGCTCGCCGACGCCGGCGAACACCGAAAAGCCGGAGTGCTCGGCGGCGATGTTGCGGATCAGCTCCATCAGGGTCACGGTCTTGCCGACGCCGGCACCGCCGAACAGACCGACCTTGCCGCCCTTGGCGATCGGCATGATGAGGTCGATGACCTTGATGCCGGTTTCCAGGATCTCGGTGGACGCGGCCTGGTCTTCCAGCTTGGGCGCGGCGCGATGGATGGACCAGCGCTCTTCGCACGGTACGTCACCCAACTCGTCGATGGGATTGCCCAGCACGTCCATGATGCGACCCAGGGTCGCCTGACCAACTGGCACTTGGATGGGCGCGCCCGTCTTCAGGACATCGAGTCCACGCTGCAGGCCATCGGTTGAGCCCATGGCAATGGTTCGCACCACGCCGTCGCCGAGTTGCTGCTGGACCTCAAGCGTCAGACCCATCGAGTCGATCTTCAGTGCCTCGTAAATCTTGGGCATCTCGCCGCGCGGGAACTGAACGTCCACGACGGCGCCGATGATTTCCACCACGTTACCGGAACTCATAGTCTTTTCCTCTTCTGCCTTGCGGCGTCTGCGATTCTGTCTGGATCTGGTCCTGCGCCTCGATCACTCGCGCCCTGATCGGTTGATCGGGCGCGGGTCATCCGCGTCATCCGGCGGCGGTCAAACCGCGGCGGCGCCGCTCACGATCTCGGAGATTTCCTGCGTGATCGCGGCCTGGCGTGCTTTGTTATAAACGAGCTGAAGCTCGCCGATGAGATTGCCGGCATTGTCCGAGGCGGACTTCATGGCGACCATCCGGGCGGCCTGCTCGCAGGCGCTATTCTCGACCACCGCCTGGTAGACGAGCGATTCGAGATAGCGGGTGAGCAGCGCATCCAGAACCGTGCGCGCATCCGGCTCGTAGATGTAATCCCAGTGGTAGGGCATCGGATCCCGCGCCTCGCCAGCGATCGGAACCAGTTGGCGGATCAGCGGGCGCTGCGTCATGGTGTTCACGAACTCGTTGCCCACGATATAGATCGCATCGATCTCTTTGGCCTCGTAAGCATCGAGCATGACCTTAACCGTGCCGATCAGATCCTCGATATGCGGCTTATCGCCTAGATGCGTCGCCTGACCGAGGAGTTGCCCCCCGAAACGCTTGAAAAAACCGAGCGCCTTGGAACCGATGGCGCAGAACACGGGCTCGATCCCCGCGGCCTGCCGCTCCTTGACGTCGATCACAAGACGCCGCAGCAGATTGCTGTTCAGACCGCCGCAGAGACCGCGATCGGAGGAAACCACGATATAGCCAACGCGCTTCAGTTCACGCTCCGTAGCCATGAAGGAATGGCGGTATTCGGGCGTGGCTTTTGCGAGGTGACTGATCACCTGAAGCATCTTTTCCGCATA is part of the Thiocystis violascens DSM 198 genome and encodes:
- the atpG gene encoding F0F1 ATP synthase subunit gamma encodes the protein MAGAKEIRTKIASIKSTQKITKAMQMVAASKMRKAQERMSASRPYAEKMLQVISHLAKATPEYRHSFMATERELKRVGYIVVSSDRGLCGGLNSNLLRRLVIDVKERQAAGIEPVFCAIGSKALGFFKRFGGQLLGQATHLGDKPHIEDLIGTVKVMLDAYEAKEIDAIYIVGNEFVNTMTQRPLIRQLVPIAGEARDPMPYHWDYIYEPDARTVLDALLTRYLESLVYQAVVENSACEQAARMVAMKSASDNAGNLIGELQLVYNKARQAAITQEISEIVSGAAAV
- the atpD gene encoding F0F1 ATP synthase subunit beta, with amino-acid sequence MSSGNVVEIIGAVVDVQFPRGEMPKIYEALKIDSMGLTLEVQQQLGDGVVRTIAMGSTDGLQRGLDVLKTGAPIQVPVGQATLGRIMDVLGNPIDELGDVPCEERWSIHRAAPKLEDQAASTEILETGIKVIDLIMPIAKGGKVGLFGGAGVGKTVTLMELIRNIAAEHSGFSVFAGVGERTREGNDFYHEMKESNVLDKVALVYGQMNEPPGNRLRVALTGLTMAEFFRDEGRDVLLFIDNIYRYTLAGTEVSALLGRMPSAVGYQPTLASEMGALQERITSTRTGSITSFQAVYVPADDLTDPSPATTFAHLDATLVLSRQIAELGIYPAVDPLDSTSRILDPNVVGPEHYETARAVQGTLQRYKELKDIIAILGMDELSDDDKLAVSRARKIQRFLSQPFFVAEVFTGASGKFVPVKETIKDFKAIVNGDYDHLPEQAFYMVGGIAEAVAKAEKMAAS